A window of Ipomoea triloba cultivar NCNSP0323 chromosome 2, ASM357664v1 contains these coding sequences:
- the LOC116011068 gene encoding myb family transcription factor PHL4-like, with the protein MMRSNGQRNGVRQYKKSALPRLQWTPELHEHFVDTVESLGGRYKATPKRIVQMMGVKGLKISHVKSHLQMYRNMRERTTFDVFVPAESCNFRDGRLQYSSTWAPQGHTFERLLRPSFDESDEEKKLGCYFSGNNERNESNPIGHHLFYLESQGSLNCEMTTAKAEEDGGGPSDETFEQIPQSAYNNEDHRRQVSPVKDDRNSHSGAASTDTVDLRHLHSTKDSEINLDLSISCPYW; encoded by the exons ATGATGAGAAGTAACGGCCAGAGAAATGGGGTTCGGCAGTACAAGAAATCTGCGTTGCCGCGTCTACAGTGGACGCCGGAGCTCCACGAGCACTTCGTCGACACCGTCGAGAGTCTCGGCGGGCGGTACA AAGCAACGCCAAAGAGAATTGTGCAGATGATGGGAGTAAAAGGATTAAAGATTTCTCATGTCAAAAGCCATCTCCAG ATGTACAGAAACATGAGGGAGCGGACAACCTTCGACGTTTTCGTGCCTGCAGAAAGCTGCAACTTCCGTGACGGCAGGCTACAATATTCCTCAACTTGGGCTCCCCAagg GCACACATTTGAAAGGTTACTAAGACCAAGTTTTGATGAGAGTGATGAGGAGAAGAAATTGGGGTGCTATTTTTCTGGCAATAATGAAAGGAATGAGAGCAACCCAATTGGGCATCACCTATTTTATCTG GAATCGCAGGGAAGTCTGAACTGCGAAATGACGACGGCCAAGGCGGAAGAAGACGGCGGCGGTCCAAGTGATGAAACCTTTGAACAGATCCCACAATCAGCATATAATAATGAAGACCACAGAAGACAAGTTTCGCCGGTAAAAGATGACCGGAACTCTCACTCCGGCGCCGCCTCAACCGACACGGTGGACCTGCGACATTTGCACTCCACCAAAGACAGCGAAATCAACCTAGACTTGTCCATTTCGTGTCCCTATTGGTAA
- the LOC116010270 gene encoding BTB/POZ domain and ankyrin repeat-containing protein NPR1-like isoform X2: protein MTELVPCGKVGYEAFLTVLNYLYTGKLRTYAPEVSTCVDESCAHHACRPAIDYAVELMYASATFQITELVMVFQRHLFSLLDEALEDDVIPILLVAFRCSLGQLLEQCVERITRSNIDAFTLEKELPYKVLSEIRASRAAPVVVDSVKEKRIGKIVKALDSDDIELVKLLLEESNVSLDDACALHFAAAYCTPKIVNQVLSLGLADLNRRNVQGYTALHVAARRRDLSIIVGLLSNGASVMDATMNGQTAVTICRRLTRPKEYYKATKHGQETSNDWLCIDVLEREMLRNPICLRNLSQPSSMLDEELVMDLYILENRVALARVLFPREAKLAMEMARADSTSEFAGLSSTEGNPRCLDPKELPPFQVKQLKDRMEALQNTVVTGRRFFPNCSEVLDRLLDDVFVHDAAVLDSGTPEEQKIKRVRYTELKNEIMKAFDRDKAEMNSFNGFSPSSSSSTSAKISVSPKGRRR from the exons ATGACTGAATTGGTGCCTTGTGGTAAGGTAGGCTATGAAGCTTTCTTGACAGTCTtgaattatttgtatactgGAAAGCTCAGGACTTATGCCCCCGAGGTTTCAACCTGTGTCGATGAATCCTGTGCTCATCATGCTTGTCGCCCCGCCATTGATTATGCTGTGGAGCTCATGTATGCTTCTGCAACCTTCCAAATCACAGAACTTGTCATGGTTTTTCAG CGCCATCTGTTTAGCCTTCTCGACGAGGCTCTTGAGGATGATGTTATTCCTATACTTTTGGTAGCCTTTCGCTGCTCCCTCGGGCAGCTACTAGAGCAATGTGTCGAGAGAATCACACGATCCAACATAGACGCCTTCACGCTTGAGAAAGAGCTTCCTTACAAAGTTCTGAGCGAGATAAGAGCGAGTAGGGCTGCACCAGTGGTGGTGGATTCTGTGAAGGAAAAGAGAATTGGTAAAATCGTGAAGGCTCTCGATTCTGATGATATCGAGCTGGTTAAATTACTTCTGGAGGAATCAAACGTCTCGCTTGATGATGCCTGTGCCCTGCACTTTGCAGCAGCATATTGCACTCCCAAAATTGTCAATCAAGTGCTTAGCCTCGGCCTGGCTGACCTCAATCGTCGCAATGTGCAAGGCTACACCGCGCTCCATGTGGCTGCCAGGCGCAGGGACCTGTCGATCATCGTGGGGCTGCTGAGTAATGGAGCATCTGTTATGGATGCTACCATGAATGGACAGACTGCTGTTACAATCTGTCGCAGGTTGACTAGGCCTAAGGAGTACTATAAGGCAACAAAACATGGACAGGAAACTAGTAATGATTGGTTGTGTATTGATGTCCTGGAGAGGGAAATGCTGAGGAATCCAATCTGTCTGAGGAATCTTTCTCAGCCATCATCAATGCTGGATGAGGAATTGGTTATGGATCTTTACATCCTCGAGAACCGAG TGGCTCTGGCAAGAGTACTGTTCCCTCGAGAAGCCAAACTGGCCATGGAGATGGCGCGTGCTGATTCAACCTCAGAGTTTGCTGGCCTTTCTTCAACAGAAGGAAACCCGAGATGTCTTGATCCGAAAGAGTTGCCTCCCTTCCAAGTCAAACAGCTCAAGGACCGCATGGAAGCCCTGCAAAACACTG TGGTGACAGGACGGCGTTTTTTCCCCAACTGCTCAGAAGTTTTGGACAGATTGTTGGATGATGTTTTTGTTCATGATGCTGCAGTGCTGGATAGTGGGACTCCAGAAGAGCAGAAGATCAAGAGAGTTAGATACACCGAACTTAAGAATGAGATAATGAAGGCATTTGACAGGGACAAAGCTGAGATGAACTCTTTCAATGGGTTCTccccatcttcttcttcctcaactTCAGCTAAGATTAGTGTGTCTCCAAAGGGTAGAAGAAGATAG
- the LOC116010270 gene encoding BTB/POZ domain and ankyrin repeat-containing protein NPR1-like isoform X1, protein MENGDEFSSSMNFASSSSLSNGPHMPSCSGSVEFLSLNELSSGLEKLLTDAEFDYSDAEIVVEGVSVGVNRCILAARSRFFHDKFKKERGNQDSGKEPGKPRILMTELVPCGKVGYEAFLTVLNYLYTGKLRTYAPEVSTCVDESCAHHACRPAIDYAVELMYASATFQITELVMVFQRHLFSLLDEALEDDVIPILLVAFRCSLGQLLEQCVERITRSNIDAFTLEKELPYKVLSEIRASRAAPVVVDSVKEKRIGKIVKALDSDDIELVKLLLEESNVSLDDACALHFAAAYCTPKIVNQVLSLGLADLNRRNVQGYTALHVAARRRDLSIIVGLLSNGASVMDATMNGQTAVTICRRLTRPKEYYKATKHGQETSNDWLCIDVLEREMLRNPICLRNLSQPSSMLDEELVMDLYILENRVALARVLFPREAKLAMEMARADSTSEFAGLSSTEGNPRCLDPKELPPFQVKQLKDRMEALQNTVVTGRRFFPNCSEVLDRLLDDVFVHDAAVLDSGTPEEQKIKRVRYTELKNEIMKAFDRDKAEMNSFNGFSPSSSSSTSAKISVSPKGRRR, encoded by the exons ATGGAAAATGGAGATGAGTTTTCATCATCCATGAACTttgcttcatcttcatccttatCAAATGGACCACATATGCCTTCCTGCAGTGGGAGTGTTGAGTTTCTGAGTTTGAATGAGCTAAGCAGTGGCCTGGAAAAGCTCTTGACAGATGCTGAATTTGACTACAGTGATGCAGAGATTGTGGTTGAGGGGGTTTCTGTGGGCGTTAATCGCTGTATTTTGGCTGCCCGGAGTCGTTTTTTCCATGATAAGTTCAAGAAAGAAAGGGGAAATCAAGATTCTGGAAAGGAACCTGGAAAACCGAGAATTTTAATGACTGAATTGGTGCCTTGTGGTAAGGTAGGCTATGAAGCTTTCTTGACAGTCTtgaattatttgtatactgGAAAGCTCAGGACTTATGCCCCCGAGGTTTCAACCTGTGTCGATGAATCCTGTGCTCATCATGCTTGTCGCCCCGCCATTGATTATGCTGTGGAGCTCATGTATGCTTCTGCAACCTTCCAAATCACAGAACTTGTCATGGTTTTTCAG CGCCATCTGTTTAGCCTTCTCGACGAGGCTCTTGAGGATGATGTTATTCCTATACTTTTGGTAGCCTTTCGCTGCTCCCTCGGGCAGCTACTAGAGCAATGTGTCGAGAGAATCACACGATCCAACATAGACGCCTTCACGCTTGAGAAAGAGCTTCCTTACAAAGTTCTGAGCGAGATAAGAGCGAGTAGGGCTGCACCAGTGGTGGTGGATTCTGTGAAGGAAAAGAGAATTGGTAAAATCGTGAAGGCTCTCGATTCTGATGATATCGAGCTGGTTAAATTACTTCTGGAGGAATCAAACGTCTCGCTTGATGATGCCTGTGCCCTGCACTTTGCAGCAGCATATTGCACTCCCAAAATTGTCAATCAAGTGCTTAGCCTCGGCCTGGCTGACCTCAATCGTCGCAATGTGCAAGGCTACACCGCGCTCCATGTGGCTGCCAGGCGCAGGGACCTGTCGATCATCGTGGGGCTGCTGAGTAATGGAGCATCTGTTATGGATGCTACCATGAATGGACAGACTGCTGTTACAATCTGTCGCAGGTTGACTAGGCCTAAGGAGTACTATAAGGCAACAAAACATGGACAGGAAACTAGTAATGATTGGTTGTGTATTGATGTCCTGGAGAGGGAAATGCTGAGGAATCCAATCTGTCTGAGGAATCTTTCTCAGCCATCATCAATGCTGGATGAGGAATTGGTTATGGATCTTTACATCCTCGAGAACCGAG TGGCTCTGGCAAGAGTACTGTTCCCTCGAGAAGCCAAACTGGCCATGGAGATGGCGCGTGCTGATTCAACCTCAGAGTTTGCTGGCCTTTCTTCAACAGAAGGAAACCCGAGATGTCTTGATCCGAAAGAGTTGCCTCCCTTCCAAGTCAAACAGCTCAAGGACCGCATGGAAGCCCTGCAAAACACTG TGGTGACAGGACGGCGTTTTTTCCCCAACTGCTCAGAAGTTTTGGACAGATTGTTGGATGATGTTTTTGTTCATGATGCTGCAGTGCTGGATAGTGGGACTCCAGAAGAGCAGAAGATCAAGAGAGTTAGATACACCGAACTTAAGAATGAGATAATGAAGGCATTTGACAGGGACAAAGCTGAGATGAACTCTTTCAATGGGTTCTccccatcttcttcttcctcaactTCAGCTAAGATTAGTGTGTCTCCAAAGGGTAGAAGAAGATAG